In Vanacampus margaritifer isolate UIUO_Vmar chromosome 18, RoL_Vmar_1.0, whole genome shotgun sequence, a genomic segment contains:
- the coa3a gene encoding cytochrome c oxidase assembly factor 3 homolog, mitochondrial isoform X1, whose amino-acid sequence MIVSPRPHLMRCNSGAETCETTRIDRTKENLSQTQLYSMRQAELKLWKKRTEKLRTRNALVGVVLGALVLGIYGYTFHSIAQEFVMDEMDEEAKRARLPKTGVN is encoded by the exons ATGATCGTTTCGCCTCGGCCACATCTGATGCGTTGCAACTCTGGAGCGGAAACTTGCGAAACAACCAG GATAGACCGGACTAAGGAAAACCTGTCCCAGACGCAATTGTACTCCATGAGACAGGCGGAACTGAAGCTGTGGAAGAAGAGGACGGAGAAATTGCGGACGCGGAACGCACTGGTCGGAGTCGTCCTTGGAGCGCTAGTGCTGGGGATCT ACGGCTACACGTTTCACTCCATCGCACAGGAGTTCGTCATGGACGAGATGGACGAGGAGGCCAAGCGTGCCCGGTTGCCAAAGACTGGTGTCAACTGA
- the coa3a gene encoding cytochrome c oxidase assembly factor 3 homolog, mitochondrial isoform X2 gives MADMADKAPMQSDAPFATRIDRTKENLSQTQLYSMRQAELKLWKKRTEKLRTRNALVGVVLGALVLGIYGYTFHSIAQEFVMDEMDEEAKRARLPKTGVN, from the exons ATGGCAGACATGGCGGATAAGGCACCGATGCAATCCGACGCTCCGTTTGCAACCAGGATAGACCGGACTAAGGAAAACCTGTCCCAGACGCAATTGTACTCCATGAGACAGGCGGAACTGAAGCTGTGGAAGAAGAGGACGGAGAAATTGCGGACGCGGAACGCACTGGTCGGAGTCGTCCTTGGAGCGCTAGTGCTGGGGATCT ACGGCTACACGTTTCACTCCATCGCACAGGAGTTCGTCATGGACGAGATGGACGAGGAGGCCAAGCGTGCCCGGTTGCCAAAGACTGGTGTCAACTGA